From Actinopolyspora lacussalsi, a single genomic window includes:
- a CDS encoding hypothetical protein (product_source=COG5588; cog=COG5588; pfam=PF07040; superfamily=57868), with product MTTSTIQNWHLKGVWFDACKCAIPCPCSFAQPPTYGDCSGILLWHVSEGNYGDTALDGLNVTMLGSFTGNPWEGTHTDPYAAVFIDERGDEDQRQALQLIFGGEAGGWPAEFGAMFGPEILGMEFSPIEASFEENFARWSVRVPGRAEAEVEALTGPTTSEGSLVEVHNLPGAEVGPGQPPAVWGKAVSDHADAFGFQWDRSGYSSKLIPFEWSGPDAK from the coding sequence ATGACTACTTCGACCATTCAGAACTGGCATCTCAAGGGCGTGTGGTTCGACGCGTGCAAGTGCGCGATCCCCTGCCCCTGCTCGTTCGCCCAACCTCCCACCTACGGTGACTGCAGCGGCATCCTGCTCTGGCACGTCAGCGAGGGCAATTACGGCGACACCGCGCTGGACGGGCTCAACGTCACGATGCTCGGCTCCTTCACCGGAAACCCCTGGGAAGGAACCCACACCGACCCTTACGCCGCCGTGTTCATCGACGAGCGCGGCGACGAGGACCAGCGGCAGGCCCTGCAACTGATCTTCGGCGGCGAGGCCGGCGGCTGGCCCGCCGAGTTCGGCGCGATGTTCGGCCCGGAGATCCTCGGCATGGAGTTCTCCCCCATCGAAGCATCGTTCGAGGAGAACTTCGCCCGGTGGAGCGTGCGCGTACCCGGCAGGGCCGAGGCGGAAGTGGAGGCGCTGACCGGCCCCACGACGAGCGAGGGGAGCCTGGTGGAGGTCCACAACCTGCCCGGTGCCGAAGTCGGGCCCGGCCAACCACCCGCCGTCTGGGGCAAAGCCGTCAGCGACCACGCCGACGCCTTCGGGTTCCAGTGGGACCGGTCCGGTTACTCCAGCAAGCTCATCCCCTTCGAGTGGTCGGGACCGGACGCGAAGTGA
- a CDS encoding alkylation response protein AidB-like acyl-CoA dehydrogenase (product_source=COG1960; cath_funfam=1.10.540.10,1.20.140.10,2.40.110.10; cog=COG1960; pfam=PF00441,PF02770,PF02771; superfamily=47203,56645), translating to MTFSLRPDYGDTELSALVERLRDYLEGELAEYEHHRGITREGRLTRADLEPVWRRSRELGFYGIHLPTEYGGQALSFTALAALKEEVGASERLLGHSVLGDMGGPLRAGDVLRHATEHQLREYLLPVVRAERACCFSLTEKEAGSDVRSMSTTAVPERDGYRITGHKVFSSAGPFADFAVVVARMNDTENSFSAFLVDLDSPGCTVLDGDTPMSGEHIESDVVLRDCFVPAANLLGAEGEGMRIALGRVTTNRLLHCPTVLGATRRVISLTRQRALTRKVANGQTLLELQAIQHKLADMAAEFYAARSMTYEALRALDNGADVRTEAFMCKLFVAESAFRIADEAVQIHGKEGLTQGSEIEHLFRKIRMFRVLTGTSEIQRNGIAKGLARLEH from the coding sequence ATGACATTCTCACTGCGTCCCGACTACGGCGACACCGAACTGTCCGCGCTGGTCGAGCGGCTGCGGGACTACCTGGAGGGGGAGCTCGCCGAGTACGAGCACCACCGCGGCATCACCCGTGAGGGGCGACTCACCCGTGCCGACCTGGAACCGGTGTGGCGGCGCAGCCGTGAACTCGGCTTCTACGGCATACACCTGCCCACCGAGTACGGCGGTCAGGCGCTGAGCTTCACGGCGCTCGCCGCGCTCAAGGAGGAGGTGGGCGCCAGCGAACGGCTGCTCGGCCACAGCGTGCTCGGCGACATGGGCGGTCCGCTGCGCGCCGGGGACGTGCTCCGGCACGCGACCGAGCACCAGCTGCGGGAGTACCTGCTTCCCGTGGTGCGCGCGGAACGGGCCTGCTGCTTCTCGCTGACGGAGAAGGAAGCGGGCTCCGACGTCCGCTCGATGAGCACGACCGCGGTGCCGGAGAGGGACGGCTACCGGATCACCGGGCACAAGGTGTTCAGCTCGGCGGGTCCCTTCGCGGACTTCGCCGTCGTCGTCGCGCGCATGAACGACACCGAGAACTCCTTCTCCGCGTTCCTCGTCGACCTGGACAGCCCCGGCTGCACCGTGCTCGACGGTGATACCCCGATGTCCGGGGAGCACATCGAGAGCGACGTCGTGCTGCGGGACTGCTTCGTGCCAGCCGCGAACCTGCTCGGCGCGGAGGGCGAGGGCATGCGCATCGCGCTCGGCCGCGTGACCACCAACAGGTTGTTGCACTGCCCCACCGTGCTCGGCGCGACCCGCCGCGTCATCTCGCTCACGCGACAACGGGCGCTGACGCGGAAGGTCGCCAATGGACAGACACTGCTGGAACTGCAGGCCATCCAGCACAAGCTGGCGGACATGGCCGCCGAGTTCTACGCCGCGCGCTCCATGACCTACGAGGCGCTGCGGGCGCTGGACAACGGCGCGGACGTCCGAACGGAAGCGTTCATGTGCAAGCTGTTCGTCGCGGAGTCGGCCTTCCGAATCGCGGACGAGGCCGTGCAGATCCACGGCAAGGAGGGGCTCACGCAGGGCAGCGAGATCGAGCACCTGTTCCGGAAGATCCGGATGTTCCGCGTGCTGACCGGAACCTCCGAGATCCAGCGCAACGGCATCGCGAAAGGCCTGGCCCGACTTGAGCACTGA
- a CDS encoding putative MFS transporter (product_source=KO:K08369; cath_funfam=1.20.1250.20; cog=COG0477; ko=KO:K08369; pfam=PF00083; superfamily=103473; transmembrane_helix_parts=Inside_1_37,TMhelix_38_60,Outside_61_63,TMhelix_64_86,Inside_87_94,TMhelix_95_114,Outside_115_118,TMhelix_119_141,Inside_142_153,TMhelix_154_176,Outside_177_181,TMhelix_182_201,Inside_202_287,TMhelix_288_310,Outside_311_314,TMhelix_315_337,Inside_338_348,TMhelix_349_366,Outside_367_370,TMhelix_371_393,Inside_394_405,TMhelix_406_428,Outside_429_432,TMhelix_433_455,Inside_456_481), which yields MTASARGPSAAELLARLDRLPQSKPHRRLMLQGGMGHLFEAYDGVLLGYAASAVVTIWALDSTVAGWLLASVFIGYLIGSLLAGVLADWIGRRRVLMYALFVYVVFTLLAATASGPGELILWRVLSGIGIGAEATTIVPYISEFLPRRNRGRSIGRTMMFLGVGHALAGLTAVLVISPQPEPGWRIACLSGALPVLLLLWWRRTMVESPRFLIDKGRIDEAREIVERIERETAEAGDAVPAPPEKGAIGSEGAGGGEDERSYHGTNPLRRMAALWGPGMARRSTVVCLLWFAFQAAQYGYGTWLPTLLVLKGFTISTSFAFAMAGAVAQIPGYYLAASISERLDRKWTIVIFLMGSVGCAAALGTAGDATSIFCFNIALSFCMNGVASPLYAYTTEIYPTGIRTSGMGMASAMARVGAILAPVVIGYVQADLGFGGVFAMLCGLLFFGSVILAVFGLRTAGRSLEGLEAPGRSRPGDFARN from the coding sequence ATGACCGCATCAGCCCGGGGTCCCTCCGCGGCCGAGTTGCTCGCCCGGCTCGATCGTCTTCCCCAGTCGAAACCGCACCGCCGACTCATGCTGCAGGGCGGGATGGGACACCTCTTCGAGGCATACGACGGGGTGCTGCTCGGCTACGCGGCATCGGCCGTGGTGACGATCTGGGCACTGGACTCCACTGTGGCCGGATGGCTGCTGGCGTCGGTGTTCATCGGCTACCTGATCGGCTCGCTGCTGGCCGGAGTGCTCGCGGACTGGATCGGGCGCCGTCGGGTGCTGATGTACGCGCTGTTCGTCTACGTGGTGTTCACGCTGCTGGCGGCCACGGCCTCCGGCCCCGGGGAGCTGATCCTGTGGCGCGTGCTGAGCGGCATCGGGATCGGGGCCGAGGCCACGACGATCGTGCCCTACATCTCGGAGTTCCTGCCGCGCCGCAACCGGGGTCGCAGCATCGGCAGGACGATGATGTTCCTCGGCGTCGGCCACGCGCTCGCCGGGTTGACGGCGGTCCTGGTGATCAGCCCCCAGCCGGAACCGGGCTGGCGGATCGCCTGCCTGAGCGGTGCGCTGCCGGTGCTGCTCCTGCTGTGGTGGCGCCGGACGATGGTGGAGTCACCGCGGTTCCTGATCGACAAGGGACGTATCGACGAGGCCCGGGAGATCGTCGAGCGGATCGAGCGGGAGACCGCCGAAGCCGGGGACGCGGTACCCGCGCCACCGGAGAAAGGAGCCATCGGAAGCGAAGGGGCCGGGGGAGGCGAGGACGAGCGCTCGTACCACGGGACCAACCCGCTCCGCCGCATGGCGGCGCTGTGGGGTCCGGGAATGGCGCGGCGTAGCACGGTGGTGTGCCTGCTGTGGTTCGCCTTTCAAGCCGCGCAGTACGGCTACGGAACCTGGCTGCCCACCCTGCTCGTGCTGAAGGGCTTCACGATCTCCACGAGCTTCGCCTTCGCGATGGCGGGAGCGGTCGCCCAGATTCCCGGTTACTACCTGGCGGCGTCGATCAGCGAACGCCTGGATCGCAAGTGGACGATCGTGATCTTCCTGATGGGCAGTGTCGGTTGCGCGGCGGCACTCGGCACGGCCGGTGACGCGACGAGCATCTTCTGCTTCAACATCGCGCTGTCGTTCTGCATGAACGGGGTGGCGTCACCGCTCTACGCCTACACGACGGAGATCTACCCGACGGGGATCCGGACGAGCGGTATGGGCATGGCCAGCGCGATGGCACGGGTCGGAGCGATCCTGGCGCCCGTGGTGATCGGTTACGTCCAGGCGGATCTCGGTTTCGGCGGGGTGTTCGCGATGCTCTGCGGCCTGCTGTTCTTCGGTTCCGTGATACTCGCGGTGTTCGGTCTGCGCACGGCGGGACGAAGCCTCGAAGGTCTGGAGGCGCCCGGGCGCTCCCGGCCCGGCGATTTCGCGAGAAATTGA
- a CDS encoding GNAT superfamily N-acetyltransferase (product_source=COG0454; cath_funfam=3.40.630.30; cog=COG0454; pfam=PF00583; superfamily=55729) — protein MSAADVEAPESVVLLREYFAEMTARYIGRRPTDSEIESAMAEDPSADLSGDTGRFLVARENGRAVGCVGLRHHDEHTGELTRMFVVEPSRGQGLGVSLLRAAERTAVELGMRAIRLDTRGDLVEARKLYAANGYEEIEPYSDALYADHWFEKRL, from the coding sequence GTGTCCGCGGCAGACGTCGAAGCGCCGGAAAGCGTGGTTCTGCTGCGCGAGTACTTCGCGGAGATGACCGCCCGCTATATCGGTAGGCGGCCCACCGACTCCGAGATCGAATCGGCGATGGCCGAGGATCCGAGCGCCGACCTTTCGGGCGATACCGGACGCTTCCTCGTAGCGCGCGAGAACGGACGCGCGGTGGGCTGTGTCGGTCTCCGGCACCACGACGAGCACACCGGGGAACTCACCAGGATGTTCGTGGTCGAGCCGAGCAGGGGACAAGGCTTGGGCGTGTCGCTGCTGCGCGCCGCCGAGCGAACCGCCGTGGAGCTGGGTATGCGGGCGATCCGGCTCGACACTCGCGGCGACCTGGTGGAAGCCCGGAAGCTCTACGCGGCCAACGGCTACGAGGAGATCGAACCGTACTCCGACGCGCTGTACGCGGACCACTGGTTCGAGAAACGGCTGTGA
- a CDS encoding putative metal-binding membrane protein (product_source=COG5486; cog=COG5486; pfam=PF09948; transmembrane_helix_parts=Inside_1_6,TMhelix_7_24,Outside_25_54,TMhelix_55_77,Inside_78_89,TMhelix_90_112,Outside_113_131,TMhelix_132_154,Inside_155_174,TMhelix_175_197,Outside_198_200,TMhelix_201_218,Inside_219_230,TMhelix_231_253,Outside_254_254) — protein sequence MSGTEVLLAVVLLVFTALAWLLTHNLATPGMRLGILTGMRPMAPSGFEWTRFGFFLFTWLIMMTAMMLPGITPFTIGVSRLLRNRRAGTGSVPALVIGYLLAWLLTGLAAYACLRAFDALAMAGSATAARSGAGVLVAAGLFQFTPLKQWCLVHCRSPMALLMRHGQRAVRSRRGALLVGCGHGAYCIGCCWALMVVLLAAGMMSLVWMAGVTAVITVEKVLPYGRQASYAVGALLIGAGLVLLVLPGLVGTVA from the coding sequence TTGTCCGGAACGGAAGTCCTGCTGGCGGTCGTGCTGCTCGTCTTCACCGCGCTGGCCTGGCTGCTGACGCACAACCTGGCCACGCCGGGGATGCGACTGGGCATCCTGACCGGGATGCGGCCGATGGCCCCTTCCGGTTTCGAATGGACCCGGTTCGGATTCTTCCTGTTCACCTGGCTGATCATGATGACGGCGATGATGCTGCCCGGCATCACGCCGTTCACCATCGGCGTGAGCAGACTGCTCCGGAACCGACGCGCGGGCACTGGCAGCGTCCCGGCACTGGTCATCGGCTACCTGCTCGCGTGGCTGCTGACGGGGCTGGCGGCCTACGCGTGCCTGCGTGCCTTCGACGCGCTGGCGATGGCGGGCAGCGCGACGGCGGCACGTTCGGGAGCCGGCGTGCTGGTGGCTGCCGGGCTGTTCCAGTTCACCCCGCTGAAGCAGTGGTGCCTGGTGCACTGCCGGTCACCGATGGCACTGCTGATGCGGCACGGGCAGCGGGCTGTCCGCAGCAGACGCGGTGCGCTGCTGGTGGGTTGCGGGCACGGTGCCTATTGCATCGGCTGCTGCTGGGCCCTGATGGTCGTGCTGCTGGCCGCGGGCATGATGAGCCTCGTCTGGATGGCCGGTGTCACCGCCGTGATCACCGTCGAGAAGGTACTGCCTTACGGCAGGCAGGCCAGTTACGCGGTCGGAGCGCTCCTGATCGGGGCCGGTCTCGTCCTGCTGGTCCTGCCCGGGCTGGTCGGCACGGTCGCGTAG
- a CDS encoding acyl-CoA synthetase (AMP-forming)/AMP-acid ligase II (product_source=COG0318; cath_funfam=2.30.38.10,3.30.300.30,3.40.50.980; cog=COG0318; pfam=PF00501,PF13193; superfamily=56801), giving the protein MNLGTYLSRSARYWPDRPALVCGDRDWTYREFEDRANRLAAALAGALGVGRGEAVAALAWNRGELVEVEFGLYKAGTTRVPINARLGRDEIGHILRDASVRVLVFDAAHRQVALDAVSDAGNGCVPVQLDDDPGDTPDTAGTIPETTPATGVWSYEQLIAEGSADPVAVEVDPDEVAVLNFTSGSTGTLKAAVQTFGNRLANMRKQLMSGDSRPGGDTRYLACGPITHATGMGLLSGVFGGSTTHILPAWSPESFLDTVERERITATFLVPAMLGMVLEHPRAAERDLSSLTSVRVGGAPVSPRTLREAVTLFGPVVAQGYGLAETTSVITGLTSEEIAAATTEDPELLRSCGRAAYDTEIRVVDEHGAELPPGEIGEIVARGPDCVPGYWNEPELSARTFRDGWVHTGDLAWMREDGYLFIVDRKKDMIISGGFNIYCTEVEAALHEHPSVGEVCVVGVPDEKWGEAVKAVVVPRAGHDPSADELIEFCAEHLDRFKKPRSVDFLPELPRNRNGKTDRKAVREPYWAAAERRVN; this is encoded by the coding sequence ATGAACCTTGGCACGTACCTGAGCCGCAGCGCCCGGTACTGGCCGGACAGGCCGGCGCTGGTCTGCGGTGATCGCGACTGGACCTACCGGGAGTTCGAGGACCGGGCCAACCGGCTGGCCGCCGCGCTCGCCGGAGCTCTCGGCGTGGGCAGGGGCGAGGCGGTGGCCGCACTGGCGTGGAACCGCGGCGAGCTGGTCGAGGTCGAGTTCGGCCTCTACAAGGCGGGAACGACCCGCGTTCCGATCAACGCGCGTCTCGGCCGGGACGAGATCGGACACATCCTGCGGGACGCGTCGGTGCGGGTCCTCGTCTTCGACGCGGCGCACCGGCAGGTCGCGCTCGACGCCGTCTCGGACGCCGGTAACGGGTGCGTCCCCGTCCAGCTCGACGACGATCCCGGTGACACCCCCGACACGGCGGGAACCATCCCGGAAACCACTCCGGCAACCGGAGTGTGGTCCTACGAGCAGCTCATCGCCGAGGGAAGCGCCGATCCCGTGGCCGTCGAGGTCGATCCGGACGAGGTCGCGGTGCTGAACTTCACCTCCGGCTCCACCGGCACGCTCAAGGCCGCCGTGCAGACCTTCGGCAACCGGCTGGCCAACATGCGCAAGCAGCTGATGAGCGGGGATTCCCGCCCCGGAGGCGACACCCGCTACCTGGCGTGCGGACCGATCACCCACGCCACCGGGATGGGGTTGCTCAGCGGAGTCTTCGGCGGCAGTACCACACACATCCTGCCAGCGTGGAGTCCGGAATCGTTCCTGGACACGGTGGAGCGGGAGCGCATCACCGCCACCTTCCTCGTGCCCGCCATGCTCGGCATGGTGCTCGAACACCCCCGAGCGGCGGAGCGCGATCTGTCCAGCCTGACCAGTGTCCGCGTCGGAGGCGCACCGGTCTCACCGCGAACGCTGCGGGAGGCCGTCACCCTGTTCGGCCCCGTGGTGGCGCAGGGATACGGCCTGGCCGAGACCACCAGCGTGATAACCGGCCTGACCAGCGAGGAGATCGCGGCGGCCACCACCGAGGACCCCGAACTGCTGCGCTCCTGCGGCCGCGCCGCCTACGACACGGAGATCCGCGTCGTGGACGAGCACGGCGCGGAACTCCCCCCGGGCGAGATCGGCGAGATCGTCGCCCGCGGTCCCGACTGCGTGCCCGGGTACTGGAACGAGCCCGAGCTGTCCGCACGCACCTTCCGCGACGGCTGGGTGCACACCGGCGATCTCGCCTGGATGCGCGAGGACGGCTACCTGTTCATCGTGGACCGCAAGAAGGACATGATCATCTCCGGCGGGTTCAACATCTACTGCACCGAGGTGGAGGCCGCCCTGCACGAACACCCCTCGGTCGGCGAGGTGTGCGTGGTCGGTGTTCCCGACGAGAAGTGGGGCGAGGCCGTCAAGGCGGTGGTGGTCCCGCGCGCGGGCCACGATCCGAGCGCCGACGAGCTGATCGAGTTCTGCGCCGAGCACCTCGACCGGTTCAAGAAACCACGATCGGTCGACTTCCTGCCCGAACTCCCCCGGAACCGCAACGGCAAGACCGACCGCAAGGCGGTGCGCGAACCGTACTGGGCCGCGGCGGAACGTCGGGTCAACTGA
- a CDS encoding DNA processing protein (product_source=KO:K04096; cog=COG0758; ko=KO:K04096; pfam=PF02481; superfamily=102405,46689; tigrfam=TIGR00732): MGSWDDEERAALLALLRVRPENTTWSRIASDVADSGSARAIWERCAAPTLFGPATSGVHDAESETESAKKDIAAWRSAEFDFITFRDDEYPQQLREVNQFPPFVFVRGTLVPGENAVSVIGPRKASQEALDTAVDISARLVGVGFTVLSGLASGVDTAAHTAALESGGRTVAVIGNGIRRVYPAANRELQERIVREGMVLSQFWPDSPPAEHTFPMRNATMSAYGIATIVVEAGEHSGARIQARTAVEHGRPVILLDSVTRGTDWGAALRGQPGVFVVDSPRAAVSAVEQIVSGKQQVERLLAAPR, encoded by the coding sequence ATGGGTTCCTGGGACGACGAGGAACGGGCCGCGTTGCTCGCCCTGCTTCGTGTACGCCCGGAGAACACGACGTGGTCGCGGATCGCCTCCGACGTGGCCGATTCCGGGAGCGCTCGCGCGATTTGGGAACGCTGTGCTGCGCCTACCCTTTTCGGCCCAGCCACAAGCGGAGTCCACGATGCCGAATCGGAGACAGAGTCCGCGAAGAAAGACATAGCCGCCTGGCGCTCCGCCGAGTTCGACTTCATCACTTTCCGGGACGACGAGTACCCGCAGCAGCTCAGGGAAGTGAACCAGTTTCCACCGTTCGTGTTCGTACGCGGCACGCTCGTCCCCGGCGAGAACGCGGTTTCGGTGATCGGACCCCGTAAGGCATCGCAGGAGGCGCTGGACACCGCCGTCGACATATCGGCCAGGTTGGTGGGGGTCGGATTCACCGTGCTTTCCGGATTGGCTTCGGGGGTCGACACCGCCGCGCACACGGCGGCTCTCGAGAGCGGCGGTCGGACCGTCGCCGTGATCGGAAACGGTATCCGGCGGGTTTATCCGGCTGCGAATCGGGAGCTGCAGGAGCGAATCGTCCGCGAGGGCATGGTGTTGTCCCAGTTCTGGCCCGATTCACCACCGGCCGAGCACACCTTTCCCATGCGCAACGCCACGATGAGTGCGTACGGAATCGCGACGATAGTCGTGGAGGCCGGTGAGCACAGCGGCGCTCGTATCCAGGCACGTACGGCCGTGGAGCACGGCCGTCCTGTCATTCTGCTGGATTCCGTGACCCGGGGAACCGATTGGGGAGCCGCGCTGCGCGGACAGCCCGGGGTGTTCGTGGTCGACAGCCCTCGAGCCGCTGTCAGCGCCGTGGAGCAGATCGTTTCCGGAAAACAGCAGGTGGAACGACTGCTCGCCGCACCACGATGA
- a CDS encoding AcrR family transcriptional regulator (product_source=COG1309; cath_funfam=1.10.10.60; cog=COG1309; pfam=PF00440; superfamily=46689,48498), which translates to MTSGPRRQMRREPTQERSRAMVERIITAGYAVLLEHGYERSSTARIANRAGISPGSLYQYFPDKHAVLGRVIDRYTDRLRNRVSRAFVGNLVHPSPGERVRGSVLALLDALEDNAGLIRVLYEQLPPTADTHRHDFRNRIDELVTTVLLSLNVDRETEPVDAIAWVLVRSVENLTISYVLDRPEISREILVEELTRLITGYLAERIEFGERRND; encoded by the coding sequence ATGACTTCCGGGCCCCGGCGGCAGATGCGCCGTGAACCGACTCAGGAGCGTTCCCGCGCGATGGTCGAACGCATCATCACCGCCGGATACGCTGTGCTGCTCGAACACGGCTACGAGCGGTCCAGCACCGCCCGCATCGCGAATCGGGCGGGCATCAGCCCAGGCTCGCTGTACCAGTACTTCCCGGACAAGCACGCGGTGCTGGGCAGGGTCATCGACCGCTACACGGATCGACTGCGCAATCGCGTTTCCCGTGCTTTCGTCGGCAATCTCGTGCATCCCTCGCCCGGCGAGAGGGTGCGCGGCAGCGTGCTGGCACTGCTCGACGCGCTGGAGGACAACGCCGGGCTGATCCGGGTGCTCTACGAACAGCTGCCGCCCACCGCGGACACGCACCGGCACGACTTCCGGAACCGCATCGACGAGCTGGTGACCACGGTGCTGCTGTCGCTGAACGTCGATCGGGAGACGGAACCCGTCGACGCGATCGCCTGGGTGCTGGTGCGTTCGGTGGAGAACCTGACGATCAGCTACGTGCTGGACCGGCCGGAGATTTCGCGTGAAATCCTCGTCGAGGAGCTGACCAGGCTGATCACCGGTTATCTGGCGGAGCGGATCGAGTTCGGCGAGCGGCGGAACGACTGA
- a CDS encoding hypothetical protein (product_source=Hypo-rule applied; pfam=PF09995): MIAQEPHDAPRYPGRFFGAPERGERIGRVLRITTRTRELDEELLDRIGRRMFTRDELGAELVRAMRRDTPDGERVTMALFHQALDGGIANVPEAPTALRNFITEVTRTPEWVDFELVERGARAMRRMGRSADDVLLQLSLIGGYRFGGPPDLLVETGGLTGDTAMRRLGETKKWATAVSRPGGMRFDGEGFKLTLHVRAMHALVNDRFERNGRWDTPRWGLPINRTDQAATLGLFNSTLLLGVRALGWIVTREESRTVMHLWKYVGWLMGVDEDWLFDSEREQNVFNYHVLRAQDDVTPAGAALSTALVEGQRTLGNGRFAGVRGYYSRLRLLSMLRYFLGKRDLRDLELPVTPPWVIPQIMVGNVLKSALVGRTRAGRRYLERAGDRTVARDLDRTFGSAPKRIGALPA; the protein is encoded by the coding sequence ATGATCGCACAGGAACCGCACGACGCACCGCGTTATCCGGGCCGGTTCTTCGGCGCACCGGAACGGGGAGAACGGATCGGGCGCGTGCTGCGAATAACCACCCGTACTCGCGAGCTCGACGAGGAGCTGCTCGACCGCATCGGACGCCGCATGTTCACCCGCGACGAGCTCGGCGCGGAACTGGTCCGGGCCATGCGGCGGGACACTCCGGACGGCGAGCGCGTGACGATGGCGTTGTTCCACCAGGCCCTCGACGGTGGGATCGCGAACGTTCCCGAAGCCCCCACCGCGCTGCGGAACTTCATCACCGAGGTGACCCGGACTCCGGAGTGGGTGGACTTCGAACTGGTCGAGCGCGGCGCACGCGCGATGCGCCGGATGGGGCGCAGCGCCGACGACGTGCTGCTGCAACTGTCGCTGATCGGCGGCTACCGCTTCGGCGGACCACCCGACCTGCTGGTGGAGACCGGCGGTCTGACCGGGGATACCGCGATGCGCAGGCTCGGAGAGACCAAGAAGTGGGCGACCGCGGTCTCGCGACCGGGTGGGATGCGGTTCGACGGTGAGGGGTTCAAACTCACCTTGCACGTCCGCGCGATGCACGCGCTGGTCAACGACCGGTTCGAACGCAACGGCCGGTGGGACACCCCGCGCTGGGGGCTGCCGATCAACCGGACTGACCAGGCCGCCACGCTCGGGCTGTTCAACAGCACCCTGCTGCTGGGGGTGCGGGCGCTGGGGTGGATCGTCACGCGCGAGGAGTCCCGCACGGTGATGCACCTGTGGAAGTACGTGGGGTGGCTGATGGGCGTCGACGAGGACTGGCTGTTCGACAGCGAGCGGGAGCAGAACGTGTTCAACTACCACGTGCTGCGTGCCCAGGACGACGTGACGCCCGCCGGAGCCGCGCTGTCGACAGCGCTGGTGGAGGGGCAACGCACGCTCGGCAACGGTCGGTTCGCGGGTGTGCGGGGTTACTACTCGCGGCTGCGGCTGCTGAGCATGTTGCGCTACTTCCTGGGCAAGCGCGATCTGCGCGACCTGGAGCTGCCGGTGACTCCGCCGTGGGTGATCCCGCAGATCATGGTGGGGAACGTGCTCAAGTCCGCACTGGTCGGCCGCACCCGAGCCGGTCGGAGGTACCTGGAGCGAGCGGGCGACCGCACCGTGGCGCGCGACCTCGACCGGACCTTCGGCTCCGCGCCGAAGCGGATCGGTGCGCTACCCGCGTGA
- a CDS encoding AcrR family transcriptional regulator (product_source=COG1309; cath_funfam=1.10.10.60; cog=COG1309; pfam=PF00440; superfamily=46689,48498), translated as MAEDRRTKRTRRALSDALVALVLERGFTAITVEDIAERADAARATFYSHFQGKEDLFSRVTSDLVTELAERMQPAVTESAIGFTGKPLLELLRHARDERDRYRIVLRGEGDGKPLQMFTDSLARATSEQFRLRAERNGVTPRIDSELLARVWVGEQLAVLRWWVEHDAPPMPAEEVTRMLLELAVHGRYWASGFDTPT; from the coding sequence ATGGCCGAGGACAGGCGCACCAAGCGAACCCGGCGCGCACTCAGCGACGCACTGGTGGCGCTGGTGCTGGAACGCGGCTTCACCGCGATCACCGTGGAGGACATAGCCGAACGCGCCGACGCGGCGCGCGCCACCTTCTACAGCCACTTCCAGGGCAAGGAGGACCTGTTCAGCAGAGTGACCTCCGACCTGGTGACGGAACTGGCCGAACGGATGCAGCCGGCCGTCACCGAGAGCGCGATCGGCTTCACCGGCAAACCACTGCTCGAACTGCTGCGGCACGCCAGGGACGAGCGGGACAGATACCGGATCGTGCTGCGCGGGGAAGGCGACGGCAAACCGCTGCAGATGTTCACCGACTCGCTGGCGCGGGCCACGAGCGAGCAGTTCCGGCTGCGCGCCGAACGCAACGGGGTCACCCCGCGCATCGACTCCGAGCTGCTGGCCCGGGTGTGGGTCGGCGAGCAACTCGCCGTACTGCGCTGGTGGGTCGAGCACGACGCTCCGCCGATGCCCGCCGAGGAGGTCACCCGGATGCTGCTCGAACTCGCCGTGCACGGCCGCTACTGGGCCAGCGGGTTCGACACCCCCACCTGA